The Gracilibacillus caseinilyticus genome segment GCCTTTGCCAAAATGCAGGCAGATATTATTCGCAGCTATACCAAGCAGCAGTGGGTAACAACGAATGGTATGTTCGGACATTTGGATAATCACAAATTGACGCAGGATATATTAGATTTCTATGCATATGATTCTTATCCGAATTTTAATAAAATTATCGAGGATACCTCCGTTAAGCCATTACAGGATCGTAAATGGAGTCTCAACTTAAGTACAGTAAGAAGTCTTGGTGGTCCTTTTGCGATATTTGAACAACAGGCAGGTCCTGGTGGCTGGGTCAATCGTATTGAGCAGCCCACTCCTAAACCAGGTCAATTACGATTGTGGACGTATCAGTCCCTTGCCCATGGTGCAGATATGATCCTCTATTTCCGTTGGAGAACAGCGACGAAAGGTTCTGAAATTTACTGGCATGGCATCAATGATTATCATAATTTACCTAATCGCCGAATTGCTGAGATTGAGCAAATAAGTCAAGAAATTCAGAAGATTGGAAACGATTTAATTGGTGCTAGCTACGAAGCCAATGTGGGCATTTTGACTGATTATGATAATGAATGGGATGGAGAAGAGGATGTTTGGTATGGTTCATTTCTAAGTAAGAGCAAAGAGGCATGGTTCAAAGCCTTCCAATATAATCATATTCCAGTAGATATTTATGATCTGCGTGAAACAACAACGCTTGAAGAATTAGCAAAATATCAAGTACTAGTGTATCCACATGCTGCTATATTGACAGAAAAAACAGCTGCATTGCTGGAGGAATATGTGGTACAAGGTGGTAAGATAGTCTTTGGCTGCCGCACAGGATACAAGGACAAAACAGGTCAGCCATATATGATGGCTTTTCCTGGTTATATTAAAGACCTAGTCGGAGTCACAGTGGAAGATTATACATTGCTGAACAGTTTGCAACCGGCACCTACAGTACAGCTGTTTGGCCGGGAAAAAATCGAAGTTCATGGATTCAATGAAGTGTTGCACAAAGAAAAAGATGATGTAGCGTTCCTGGGTTATTACGGCAATGCCTATTATGCCAACAAACCAGCCTTGGCACGTAGAAGTCATGGAAAAGGCAGCGCCTATTATTTTGGTGGAGTATTTGATTTCGAGGTTGCGAACGCCATTTTAGAGGATTTGAATGTAACGGATTATCGTAATGAATTTGATCTTACCGATAGTGTGGAGCTTGCAGTACGTAAGAAAAAAGATAAGACTTATTATCTGCTGTTAAATTTTGTGGATAGCAAACAACATGTATATTTGAAGAGAAGTATGCGTGATTTGATTAGTGGAAAGCAATTAAGTGGTGAAATAGAAATAGATGGGTATGATGTGTTTATTTTGGAATAGATAGGGGGAGGCGCTTTGATAAGAGCGCCTTTCAACTATTTGTTTATTTTACAAATGTATATATTTCATCGATCGTTTTGGGCTTGTCAAGAAAAGTGTGTAAGTTATTCTAAATACTTTAATACACGATCCTTTAGATGGTCATGAATTAACAACTGGTTCATCACCATGGCCCATTGCTGAATATGGCCACCTTTCCATTTATCTTCTAATTCTTTCGTTCGTAAATATAGTACTTTTAATAGGGCATTCTCGTCTGGGAATGCTCCTTTTTGGGTAACTTTACGATAGCTTGAGTGAACACTTTCTACGGCATTTGTTGTATACATGATTTTACGAATCGCACTACCGTAATCAAAAAGCTGTTCTACATGAGAGAAATGGCGCTTCCAGACATCAATGGCTCCAGGGTAAGAAGACCATTGTTGTTGAAAGTTTTCAAAGGCGCTGCGACAAGCTTTTAGGCTGGATGCGGCATATACTTTTCGTAAAGCAGCTGTGAAGGGTTTGTAATCCTTACTTGGTACATATTTAAGGGAATTTCGAATAAGGTGAACGATACATCGTTGGACCGTTACGGATGGGAATATGACACGAGCACCTTCTTCTAGACCAGTTACGCCATCGATAGAGAGAAAGAAAATATCTTCTACTCCTCTCGATTTAATCTCATCAAAGATTTGCATCCATTTATGCTTACTTTCCGTTTCATTAAGCCATAAACCTAGTATCTCTTTCTTGCCTTCGATGGTGTATCCAAGCATGGTATAGACTGCGTATTTCTTCGTTTCATAATCATTACGAACAGTCGCGTAAAGGCAGTCCACAAAGACAAAAGGATAACAAGGCTGT includes the following:
- a CDS encoding IS256 family transposase, yielding MGKPKRDPNSVELANKIIEQYQPETVEDMQHALKDIFGPMFETMLKGEMDHHLGYSSNEKGQKSTVNRRNGYGKKTIKTSTGEVELEVPRDRDGSFEPQVIPKRQRDVSAIENKVIAMYARGMSQRDISSTIEDIYGFSVSHEMVSNMTDHVLTELEEWQTRPLQPCYPFVFVDCLYATVRNDYETKKYAVYTMLGYTIEGKKEILGLWLNETESKHKWMQIFDEIKSRGVEDIFFLSIDGVTGLEEGARVIFPSVTVQRCIVHLIRNSLKYVPSKDYKPFTAALRKVYAASSLKACRSAFENFQQQWSSYPGAIDVWKRHFSHVEQLFDYGSAIRKIMYTTNAVESVHSSYRKVTQKGAFPDENALLKVLYLRTKELEDKWKGGHIQQWAMVMNQLLIHDHLKDRVLKYLE
- a CDS encoding beta-galactosidase is translated as MKDIINESAITLGVCYYPEHWSDDLWESDFERMKALGFRYVRMAEFAWTIFEPSEGEFDFSLFDKAINLAGKYDLKVILGTPTATPPVWLTEKYPEVLNVSQGGITYRHGSRRHYNYNSDKYRKLSARIVTKMAKHYHNNKNVVGWQIDNEINCEISVFYSDADHEKFRQWLQEKYQSLDALNEAWGTVFWNQTYTDWNQVYLTRPTVNDSQNPHHALDEKRFISDSTIAFAKMQADIIRSYTKQQWVTTNGMFGHLDNHKLTQDILDFYAYDSYPNFNKIIEDTSVKPLQDRKWSLNLSTVRSLGGPFAIFEQQAGPGGWVNRIEQPTPKPGQLRLWTYQSLAHGADMILYFRWRTATKGSEIYWHGINDYHNLPNRRIAEIEQISQEIQKIGNDLIGASYEANVGILTDYDNEWDGEEDVWYGSFLSKSKEAWFKAFQYNHIPVDIYDLRETTTLEELAKYQVLVYPHAAILTEKTAALLEEYVVQGGKIVFGCRTGYKDKTGQPYMMAFPGYIKDLVGVTVEDYTLLNSLQPAPTVQLFGREKIEVHGFNEVLHKEKDDVAFLGYYGNAYYANKPALARRSHGKGSAYYFGGVFDFEVANAILEDLNVTDYRNEFDLTDSVELAVRKKKDKTYYLLLNFVDSKQHVYLKRSMRDLISGKQLSGEIEIDGYDVFILE